Proteins encoded by one window of Cyclobacteriaceae bacterium:
- a CDS encoding AraC family transcriptional regulator: MQLHNFITVDNPNIPVLSHTKPAHIEYGKFIENTVNENDWPEGLATLRVRDMYLPNFSLREIDAQFLENTVFYNTHAHGSELLGSCIFFKARLKSVLPGEDNGVDIYNRTHNFKYDPDNDFLHLAPANTPLHFVHFSYTSEYLNQFLPENEVWAEQLRERILTRQRLMGGHSLPLSVVQENALQNIFNCPLEGRLGEMMMETSIIQLLLLQLHGLFGKEANILTSKFGKRDLEVAQELKIHLSETFLHDHTLSDLSRQFGVNTNKLMTLFKSLFDKSIFEYLNDLRMEFARNQIRESDKRIIDIARMIGYKNPNHFSAAFKKHFGISPTALR; this comes from the coding sequence ATGCAACTCCATAATTTTATTACGGTTGATAATCCCAATATTCCGGTGCTCTCGCATACCAAGCCCGCTCATATTGAGTACGGCAAGTTTATTGAGAACACGGTGAACGAAAATGACTGGCCCGAGGGTCTGGCAACACTTCGTGTGCGTGATATGTATTTGCCTAATTTTTCATTGAGGGAAATTGATGCGCAGTTTCTGGAGAACACAGTGTTTTACAATACACATGCACATGGATCAGAACTGTTGGGGAGTTGTATTTTTTTTAAAGCACGATTGAAATCCGTGTTACCGGGTGAGGATAATGGAGTAGATATTTACAACCGCACCCATAACTTCAAGTACGATCCGGATAATGATTTCCTACACCTGGCACCGGCCAATACACCTTTGCACTTTGTTCATTTCTCCTATACTTCGGAATACCTGAATCAGTTTTTGCCTGAGAATGAAGTATGGGCAGAACAGTTACGTGAGCGGATTTTGACCCGGCAACGTTTAATGGGCGGTCATTCACTACCCCTGAGTGTTGTACAGGAGAATGCCCTTCAGAATATTTTCAACTGCCCGCTTGAAGGACGACTGGGGGAGATGATGATGGAGACTTCCATCATTCAATTGTTGCTGTTGCAACTTCATGGCCTGTTTGGGAAAGAAGCAAATATCCTGACTTCGAAGTTTGGCAAACGCGATCTCGAAGTGGCACAGGAACTTAAGATTCACCTCTCCGAAACTTTTTTACACGATCATACGCTAAGTGATTTGAGCCGGCAGTTTGGTGTGAACACCAATAAATTAATGACCTTGTTCAAAAGCCTGTTTGATAAAAGCATTTTCGAATATTTGAATGACTTGCGGATGGAGTTTGCCCGTAATCAAATCCGCGAAAGCGATAAACGGATAATTGACATAGCCCGGATGATCGGATACAAAAACCCCAATCATTTTTCTGCGGCCTTCAAAAAGCATTTTGGTATTTCACCAACTGCATTGAGGTAA
- a CDS encoding CDP-alcohol phosphatidyltransferase family protein, whose translation MKSGFFKSVYYLLVKARRPVRLVNAITFFRVAVFPFFILVLILHRIDIFKWLLLISFLTDALDGFLARKLKANSILGSRLDSIGDDLTVLAGLLGMFVFRWEFLKAEWMPIVIVLGIFLIQTLYALFKYQKTTSFHSVGAKTAAMLQGIFLCSLFFFDAPVYWLFYTALAVTALELLEEIVMVTILPKWKSDVLGIYWALKIKDSEQQPEQE comes from the coding sequence ATGAAATCCGGATTTTTTAAGTCGGTATACTACCTGCTGGTGAAAGCCAGGCGACCGGTAAGGTTGGTAAATGCCATCACATTTTTCAGGGTAGCTGTATTTCCGTTTTTCATTTTGGTATTGATACTGCACCGCATTGACATTTTTAAGTGGTTACTACTGATCAGCTTTCTTACCGATGCCTTAGACGGATTTCTTGCACGAAAGTTAAAAGCCAACAGCATTCTGGGTTCCAGGTTAGATTCTATCGGTGATGATTTAACCGTGTTGGCCGGCTTGCTGGGCATGTTCGTATTCCGGTGGGAATTTTTGAAAGCGGAATGGATGCCGATTGTAATTGTGCTGGGAATTTTTCTTATTCAAACCCTGTACGCACTCTTTAAATATCAAAAGACGACCAGCTTTCATAGTGTGGGTGCAAAAACAGCAGCCATGTTGCAAGGCATATTTCTCTGCAGCCTGTTTTTTTTTGATGCGCCCGTATATTGGCTTTTCTATACCGCTTTGGCAGTAACCGCGCTGGAGTTGCTGGAAGAGATTGTGATGGTAACGATTTTACCGAAATGGAAATCGGATGTGCTGGGTATTTACTGGGCGTTAAAAATAAAAGATAGTGAACAACAACCCGAACAGGAATAA
- a CDS encoding helix-turn-helix domain-containing protein: MKHISILVPRGAVALGCIEGPFILFNKANEFLASMGKAPLFQVQLVGLSEESQEYHRIFSVKPDCTVDEVKRTDLIIIPAVNGDMKEVIHQNKDFFPWIRNQHAQGAEVASLCVGAFLLAGTGLLHGKKCSTHWMAVNTFKEMFPDVELVSEKVITDEDGIYSSGGANSFWNLLLYLLEKYTDREMAILFSKYYAIEIDRFSQSPFIMFQGQKDHADDVIKKAQNFIEHNFQERITVEQLASMLALGRRNLERRFKKATSNSVVEYMQRVKIEAAKKSLETSSENVNEVMYRVGYTDSKAFRNTFKRYTGLSPIQYRSKYNRALATA, from the coding sequence ATGAAACATATCAGTATTCTTGTACCGCGCGGTGCTGTTGCGCTTGGGTGTATTGAAGGCCCATTTATTCTATTCAATAAAGCGAATGAATTCTTAGCTTCTATGGGCAAAGCGCCACTGTTCCAGGTTCAGCTGGTTGGCCTGTCGGAAGAATCCCAGGAATATCACCGGATTTTCTCGGTTAAACCGGATTGCACTGTTGACGAAGTGAAACGTACTGACCTCATCATCATACCGGCCGTAAATGGCGACATGAAAGAAGTCATCCATCAGAATAAAGATTTCTTCCCGTGGATCAGGAATCAACATGCGCAGGGAGCAGAAGTGGCCAGTTTGTGTGTGGGTGCATTTTTGTTGGCAGGCACGGGTTTGCTTCATGGAAAAAAGTGTTCTACGCACTGGATGGCCGTGAACACGTTTAAGGAAATGTTTCCGGATGTTGAGTTGGTATCAGAAAAGGTCATTACCGATGAGGATGGTATTTATTCCAGTGGTGGCGCCAATTCATTCTGGAACCTGCTGCTGTATTTACTTGAGAAGTATACAGATCGCGAAATGGCAATTCTGTTCTCTAAATACTATGCCATTGAAATCGACCGCTTTAGTCAATCACCTTTTATCATGTTTCAGGGGCAAAAGGATCATGCCGATGATGTTATAAAGAAGGCGCAGAATTTTATTGAGCATAATTTTCAGGAACGAATTACCGTGGAGCAACTGGCTTCTATGCTGGCCCTAGGCCGCAGAAACCTGGAGCGCAGATTTAAAAAGGCAACGTCCAACTCAGTTGTTGAGTATATGCAGCGGGTAAAAATTGAAGCTGCCAAGAAAAGCCTCGAGACCTCATCCGAAAATGTGAATGAAGTAATGTACCGGGTAGGGTATACCGATAGCAAAGCTTTTCGGAATACCTTTAAGCGTTACACGGGGCTTTCACCTATACAATATAGAAGTAAATACAATCGGGCGCTGGCTACTGCTTAG